In Pseudoalteromonas piratica, the following proteins share a genomic window:
- a CDS encoding efflux RND transporter periplasmic adaptor subunit — MRSFLLLLPALLLTACKEPQITQVDSELSRPVKLFSVSDAESSNIRRFPAKVEANQGSYLSFRVNGELMALPTLAGQSVKKGQILAKLDPEDFKLQLSDREARFKLAKNQLERTETLKTKGIASQSELDQASANMQVALSALEKAQTDLEYTVLRAPFSGTVSKVFIKNYESVVAKQNIMRIETRDLMDVSIQIPEKLVARVDKNTHYKPSVVFDSYPNKSYQLTLKEWDTQADPLTLSYRVVFTLPLPTDFNLLAGMTGNVLIDLNKVYQRNERIFTIPTTAIFSDSSKHSFVWRYKDGALEKVKVTLGEIHKSGIEINEGLNPGDQIVSAGVHNLTATSRVRPWTKERGL; from the coding sequence ATGCGATCATTTTTGTTACTGTTACCCGCCCTATTGCTTACTGCATGCAAAGAACCACAAATAACACAGGTTGATTCTGAGCTTTCTAGGCCAGTTAAATTATTCTCTGTATCTGATGCTGAAAGCTCTAATATTCGACGTTTTCCAGCAAAAGTAGAAGCTAATCAAGGTTCGTATTTATCTTTCCGTGTCAATGGCGAATTAATGGCACTGCCAACGTTAGCAGGTCAGTCTGTAAAGAAAGGCCAGATATTAGCAAAACTTGACCCGGAAGATTTTAAATTGCAACTGAGCGATCGTGAAGCACGCTTCAAACTTGCAAAGAATCAATTAGAAAGAACAGAAACGCTTAAAACCAAAGGTATTGCATCTCAATCTGAGTTAGACCAAGCAAGTGCCAATATGCAAGTTGCTTTATCGGCATTAGAAAAAGCACAAACAGATTTGGAATATACGGTTCTTAGAGCACCTTTTTCTGGCACTGTGAGTAAGGTGTTTATCAAAAATTATGAAAGTGTCGTTGCGAAACAAAACATAATGCGTATAGAAACACGCGATTTAATGGATGTAAGTATACAAATTCCAGAAAAGTTAGTGGCTCGCGTAGACAAAAATACTCACTATAAACCCAGTGTTGTATTTGATAGTTATCCAAATAAATCATATCAATTAACACTCAAAGAATGGGATACACAAGCAGATCCACTCACTTTGAGTTATCGCGTGGTTTTTACCCTTCCACTTCCAACAGACTTTAACTTGTTAGCTGGGATGACAGGAAATGTGTTAATTGATTTGAACAAAGTTTATCAGCGCAATGAACGCATCTTTACAATACCCACAACAGCAATTTTCAGTGATTCAAGTAAGCATTCTTTTGTTTGGCGCTATAAAGATGGTGCCCTTGAAAAAGTAAAAGTAACACTGGGAGAAATTCACAAAAGCGGAATTGAAATTAACGAGGGGCTCAATCCTGGCGATCAAATTGTCAGTGCAGGTGTTCACAATTTAACAGCGACCAGTCGTGTTCGTCCATGGACTAAAGAACGAGGCCTGTAA